In the Streptomyces sp. 3214.6 genome, AGCCGGAGGTCCGGATGAACGCGTAGTTGTCGAGGATGTCCAGGATGCCCGCGACGGGGATCAGGACGTCGTCGTCGGCGAGCTGCGGCTCGGCGGTGCCGATCTCGTCACGCCCGCGACGGCCACGACGGTCGCGGTAGCGGCCGCGACGGCCACGGCGGCCGCCATCGAAGTCGTCGTCGTCCTGCGGACCGTTGTCGCGCTGCTGACGGTCCTGACGACCGCCGCTCTGCTGCTGGCCCTGCTGCTGGCCGCCGCGCTGGGGCTGGCCGCCCTGCTGGTCCTCGCTCTTGCGACGGTCACCGCGGTCCTGTCGCTCGCCACGGTCGCGGCCGCGCTCACGGCGGTCGCGGCGGCGGCCCTCGCCGCCATCGGCGTCGCTCCTGGCGTCGCCCTGCGGCTGCGCCTGGGCCTCGGCCTGCGCCGGGGCGGGCGTCTCGGCCTTCGGGGCGGTCTTCGCCTCGGCGGCGACCGTCTCCGGGCTGCCCGCCTCGGCGGTGGCCCGGCGGCGACGGCGCTCGACCGGAGCATCGTTGCTGGCCGGCTGGCCGGGGATCTCGATCTGCTGCTGGGCCACGGCCTTCTCGGCGGGGGCCTCGGCCGCGGCGGCGTCCGCCTTCTTCTCGGCGGCGGCATCGCCCGTACGGGCCTTGGAGGTGGCGCGGCGCTTGGGCTTGGTCTCGGAGACGGCGGCCTCGGCCTTCGCCGGGGCGCTGCCGCCCGATGCCTGCGCCTCCTTGATGACCTCGATCAGCTGGCTCTTGCGCATACGCGCGGTGCCCCTGATTCCGAGGCCGGATGCGACCTGCTGCAGCTCGGCCAGCACCATGCCCTCGAGGCCGGTACCGCGGCGCCGCCGGGAGCCGGCACCGGTGGCAGGCGCGGAGGCGTCCGTGGCGGGCGCGGCAGCGGTCTCCTCGACACGTGCGCCCATCAGATCGGTGGTGTCGCTCACGAAGGGTCCTTCCCTGGAGCGGACGTCGGCCTGTCTGGCTCGGCGACCGGTTGTGCTGTCCGACTTCGGTCCCTCGTGTGGCGAAGCCGGGGCGGTGGTCCGCCAAAACGGCGGAAGAGAGATTTGCTGGTGATGGCGCTTCCTCGACGAGCCGTGACACTCAGTGTCACGTGGCGTGGTCGCACCGATTCCGGAGCGTGCCCTGTGGACCGCTCAGCGTCGCTGCACGGCGTACTGCCCAGGTACGACGTACGGAACGCAGTGCGGCTTGGGGAGCTCCCGGAAGAATGTCTGTCCCGGACGGGGACACGAAGCACCTCGCCGTGGTGGGGTCGGGTGCAGACTTGAGATTAACACTACCGGATCCAACAAACATTCCCCCTCTCGAAATCCGGCAACCGTGTGCTTTCAGAGGTCGCCGGAGGGCGCAAGGGGCAGCACGCTCGCCCCTTGCAGGTCCAGGGCCAGGCGGTTCGCGGCCCAGTCCGAGCCGGCCGACGCCTCGATCTTGTCGGCCGTGGCCGCGTCGGCCAGCGCCATCACGGTGGGTCCGGCGCCGGAGATCACCGCGGGGATCCCGTCGGCGCGCAGCCGCTCCACCAGAGCCGCGCTCTCCGGCATGGCCGGGGCGCGATACTCCTGGTGCAGCCGGTCCTCGGTGGCGGGCAGCAGCAGTTCGGGGCGGCGGGTCAGGGCCTCGACGAGCAGTGCGGCCCGGCCGGCGTTGGCGGCGGCGTCGACGTGCGGCACGGAGCGCGGGAGCAGACCGCGCGCGGTCTCGGTGAGGACCGGCTTTCCGGGCACGAAAACCACCGGAACGATGGAATCGGCGGGCTCCGTCCTGATCGCCCGCGCGGCGCCGGACTCCATCCAGGACAGGGTGAACCCGCCGAGCAGACAGGCCGCCACGTTGTCCGGGTGGCCCTCGATCTCGGTCGCGAGCTCCAGCAGCGCGGCGTCGTCGAGCTTGCTCTCGCCGCCTATGGTCACCGCGCGCGCGGCGACGATGCCGGCGCAGATCGCGGCGGAGGAGGAGCCGAGGCCCCGGCCGTGCGGGATGCGGTTGGCGCAGACGATCTCCAGGCCGCGCGGCTGGCCGCCCAGGGCGTCGAAGGCGGTGCGCAGGGAGCGGACGAGGAGGTGCTTCTCGTCGCGCGGAAGCGTCTCGCTGCCCTCCCCCGCGATGTCGATGTGCAGCCCGGAGTCGGCCACCCGGACGACGACGTCGTCGTAGAGCCCCAGCGCGAGGCCGAAGGCGTCGAAGCCCGGGCCGAGGTTGGCGCTGGTGGCGGGGACGCGCACCCGGACGGGGGCGGCGCGGAAGGCGGGACCGGCCATCTCGCGATGACTCTCCTTGAGCTGCGGGACTGTCGAATGACATTCGATGGGTGTGTGAGGACCCTTGAGGCCCGACGGCGACGCGGTGACGACGCGGCACTGCGGCATATGCGGCGGGCGGGTTCAGTACAGCCTATCGAAGGAAGGTTCTGCGGCGACATAGGGCGCACAGGAGGCGCACGATGCGTGTCGTAAGCCCCCTGTGCACCCCTTACAGGGATTACCCGGTCGAGGACGACCCGGTCCGCCCGGTCCGCCCGGTCGAGCCCGGGTGGTCCGCCCGGTCGAGCCCGGGTTTGTCGCTCAGGCCAGACCGAGGCGCTCGGCCGCCGTCGCAGCGTCGACCGGGACGGTGACCGGCTGCGGGGCGCCGGCGACGGCCCAGTCGGGGTCCTTCAGGCCGTTGCCGGTGACGGTGCAGACGATGCGCTGTCCCGGGTCGACCTTGCCCTGCTCGGCGGCCTTCAGCAGACCGGCCACGGACGCGGCGGACGCGGGCTCCACGAAGACGCCCTCCTGCGCGGCCAACAGCCGGTAGGCGCGCAGAATCTCACGGTCCGTCACCTCGTCGATGAAGCCGCCGGACTCCTCCTGCGCCGCCAGCGCGAACTTCCAGGAGGCGGGGTTGCCGATGCGGATCGCGGTGGCGATCGTCGACGGGTCCTTGACGACCTCGCCGCGCACGATGGGCGCACTGCCGGACGCCTGGAAGCCCCACATGCGGGGCGTCCGCGCGGCGATGCCGTCGGCGGCGTACTCCTTGTAACCCTTCCAGTACGCGGTGATGTTGCCCGCGTTGCCGACCGGCAGGACGTGGATGTCGGGGGCGTCCCCGAGCATGTCCACGATCTCGAACGAGGCCGTCTTCTGACCCTCGATGCGCACCGGGTTGACCGAATTGACCAGCGCCACCGGGTAGTTGTCCGACAGGTCACGCGCGAGCGTGAGGCAGTCGTCGAAGTTGCCGTCGACCTGGAGGATCTTCGCGCCGTGCACGAGGGCCTGGCCCATCTTGCCGATCGCGATCTTGCCCTGCGGGACGAGCACGGCACAGACCATGCCGGCGCGCACGGCGTAGGCGGCGGCGGACGCGGAGGTGTTGCCGGTGGAGGCGCAGATGACGGCCTGCGCACCCTCCTCCTTGGCCCGCGTGATGGCCATGGTCATACCGCGGTCCTTGAAGGACCCGGTCGGGTTGGCGCCCTCCACCTTGAGGTGGACCTCGCAGCCCGTGCGCTCGGAGAGCACCTGCGCGGGCACGAGGGGCGTGCCGCCCTCGCGGAGGGAGACGACCGGCGTGCTGTCGGATACCGGCAGCCGGTCCCGGTACTCCTCGATGATTCCGCGCCACTGGTGGGTCATTGCTGGTTACTCTCCTTCAACCCGCATGATGCTGGCGACACCCCGCACGGTGTCGAGCTTGCGCAACGCCTCGACGGTCCCGGTGAGGGAGGCGTCGGACGCGCGGTGGGTGACGACGACGAGGGAGGCCTCGCCGTCGCCGTCTTGGCGTCCTTGCTGCCGCACGGTATCGATCGACACCCCGTGCTCGGCGAACACCGTGGCGACCTGGGCGAGAACGCCCGGTTTGTCGGCGACGTCGAGGCTGATGTGATAGCGGGTGACGACATCGCCCATCGGCGACACCGGCAGGGCGGCATACGCCGACTCGCCGGGCCCCGTTGCCCCGCTGAGCCGGTTGCGGCAGACGGCGACCAGGTCGCCGAGCACGGCGGAGGCGGTGGGAGCACCGCCGGCGCCGGGGCCGTAGAACATGAGCTGCCCGGCCGCGTCCGACTCCACGAACACGGCGTTGTACGCGCCGCGCACGGAGGCGAGCGGATGGGTGAGCGGAATCATCGCCGGGTGCACGCGGGCCGTAACGGACCCTCCGTCGGCGGCCCGCTCACAGATGGCGAGCAGCTTTATGGTGCAGCCCATCGCCCTGGCGGAGGCGAAGTCGGCCGCGGTCACCTCGGTCATGCCCTCGCGGTAGACGTCGTCGAGGCGCACGCGCGTGTGGAAGGCGATCCCGGCGAGGATGGCGGCCTTGGCGGCGGCGTCGAAGGCCTCGACATCGGCGGTGGGGTCGGCCTCGGCGTAGCCCAGGGCGGTGGCCTCGTCGAGGGCCTCCTGGTATCCGGCGCCGGTGGAGTCCATCTTGTCGAGGATGAAATTGGTGGTGCCGTTGACGATCCCGAGCACCCGGTTGACCTTGTCCCCGGCGAGGGACTCGCGCAGCGGCCGGATCAGCGGGATGGCGCCGGCGACGGCGGCCTCGTAGTAGAGGTCCTCGCCGTGCTCCTCGGCGGCGGCGTGCAGCGCCGCGCCGTCCTGGGCGAGGAGCGCCTTGTTCGCCGAGACGACGGAGGCGCCGTACTCGAAGGCGGTCGTGATGAGCGTACGAGCGGGCTCGATGCCGCCGATGACCTCGACGACGACGTCGATGTCCCCGCGTTTGACGAGGGCGGTGGCGTCGGTGGTGACGAGGTCCGGGTCGATGCCGTCCCGGACCTTGGAGGGCCGCCGCACCGCGACGCCCGCAAGCTCCACCGGCGCCCCGATGCGCGCGGCGAGGTCGTCGGCGTGCGTCGTCATGATGCGCGCCACCTCTGAGCCGACCACTCCACAGCCCAGCAGCGCCACCTTCAGCGGACGCTTACGCATCATCCGACCTCGTTTCCTCATACCGTCTACGGTTGTTTCCGGTTGCCCCAGTCTCACTCACCGGACCGGACTTTCTGCCCATGGTCCGGATCGTGAGACGTCTATTTCATTTTCTCAGGGACGGCAGACAGGAGATCTTCCGCCCTGTTCTTCCGCGTTCCCCTCCATGTTCCCTTCTGCGTCCCCGGCCGCAATCCTCGGCCGCAATCCGAGGCCGCAACCCTCGTCCGCCGGTCCTTGTCCGTCGGTCCTTGTCCGCCGGTCAGCCGACGTCGAGGCGCAGCAGATCGTCCTCGGTCTCCCGCCGCACGATGACCCGCGACTCCCCCTCGTGCACGGCCACCACCGGCGGCCGCAGCACATGGTTGTAGTTGCTGGCCATGGACCGGCAGTACGCGCCCGTGGCGGGCACGGCGATCAGGTCACCCGGTGCCAGGTCGGACGGCAGGAACGCGTCCTTGACCACGATGTCGCCGCTCTCACAGTGCTTGCCGACCACCCGGGCCAGCATCGGCGCCGCGTCGGAGACGCGGGAGACGAGGACGACGCTGTACTCGGCGTCGTACAGCGCAGTGCGGATGTTGTCCGACATGCCGCCGTCGACGGAGACATAGGTACGGAGCCCGTCGAGAGGCTTGATGGTGCCGACCTCGTAGAGCGTGAAAGCGGTGGGGCCGACGATGGCGCGGCCGGGCTCGACGGAGATACGGGGCGTGCGAAGGCGGGCCCCTTCACACTCGCGCGTGACGATCTCGGTGAGGGCCTTGGCGATCTCATGGGGCTCGCGCGGGTCGTCGTCGCTGGTGTAGGCGATCCCGAGGCCGCCGCCGAGGTCGATCTCGGGCAGTTCGACCCCGTGCTCGTCACGGATGTCCCTGAGCAGTCCGACCACCCGGTGCGCGGCGACCTCGAAGCCGGACATGTCGAAGATCTGCGACCCGATGTGGGAGTGGATCCCGATGAGCTCGAGCCCGTCGAGCTGGAGCGCGCGGCGCACGGCTTCGGCGGCCTGTCCCCCGGCCAGCGGAATCCCGAACTTCTGGTCCTCGTGGGCGGTGGCGATGAACTCGTGCGTGTGCGCCTCGACGCCGACGGTGATCCGGATCTGAACCCGCTGCCGCTTCCCGAGAGACTGCGCGATGTGGGCGACCCGCACGATCTCCTGGAACGAGTCGAGAACGATCCGCCCGACCCCGGCGTCGACGGCCCGGTGGATCTCGTCCGTGGACTTGTTGTTGCCGTGGAAGGCGATGCGGTCGGCGGGCATACCGGCGGAGAGGGCGGTGGCCAGCTCGCCGCCGGAACAGACGTCGAGGTTGAGCCCCTCCTCGTGCAGCCACCGCACGACGGCCCGGGACAGGAACGCCTTGCCGGCGTAGAAGACGTCGGCGTCGGCCCCGAAGGCGGTACGCCAGGCACGGGCCCGGTCCCGGAAGTCCGCCTCGTCGAGGATGTAGGCCGGGGTGCCGTGCTGCTCGGCGAGGGACTTGACGTCTACCCCGCCGACGGTGACGACACCGTCGGTGTCGCGCGTGACCGTCCGCGCCCACACCTTGGCGTCGAGGGCGTTGAGGTCGGTGGGCGGAGCGGAATAGTGCCCCTCGGGAAGGACGTCGGCGTGACGGGGCCCGGCGGGGTGGGCGGAACGGCTCATGTCTTAAGTCTCTTCTTGGCTCAGAGGTGGTCGGGTGCGTCGATGCCGAGCAGGGACAGGCCGCCGGCCAGCACCGTCCCGGCGGCTTCGGCGAGCGCGAGCCGGGCACGGTGGGCGGCCAAGGGTTTCTCGTCACCACGGGGAAGGACGCTGGGAAGCAGGACGAGCGTGGCGTCGGCGAGGGCCAGCAGGTGACGGGTGAGACGGGAGGGGGCACCGGGGTCAAGGGCCGACGACGCCGGCAATCCCGGCGTTCCCGGCGTTCCCGGCGTTCCCGGCGTTCCCGGCGTTCCCGACTGGTGCGGGGGGCTCGGGGAGCTCGGACGGCTCGGGAGCCTGACGGTGGTAGCAAGGATGCGGGGGTGATCCGCGAGCAGAGCGACGAGGTCGTCGACGGCCACCGCGTCCACCCCGTCCAGTGGACCGGGCTGCCCGGTGAAGCCGAGATCGGCGGCGTTACGGCTGACGGCCCGGGTGCGGGCGTGGGCGTAACGGACCCGGAAGAGGGGGTTGCCCTCACGCTGGACCAGATGGTCGGCGGTGATCCTGGGTCGATCGTGCGGGGCGGGGTGGAGCAGCGCCCACCGCGCGGCGTCGAGACCGAGTGGAGCGGGATCCTCGGGAGCGGGGACCGGCCGCAGGGTGACGGGCTCGCCGTGCCCGATGTCGACGCGGCCGCCCTGCGCCCCGATGATCCGCCCGAGCGCGTCGGCGATGACCTCGGCCCGCACCTCGTACGGCACCCGCACCGCGAAAACCTGCCCGGCGAGGCGGTCGGTGTGCCCGTACCGCAGACCTTCGAGCTGAATCCGCCGGACGAGGGCGGAGGCGGCGGAACCGTCGAGGCTGATGTTGAGGAACCCGGGCCCGGTGATCTCGACCCCGGCAACGCCTTCGGCCCGGGCCAGATACCGCCGAAGCACCTCGGCAACCCGAAGCGGTGGCCGCCCGGCCGGCCGGGCGAGCTGCAGAGCGATGTTGGTGGCGTAGTCCCCCCGCCCCCCGGGCCCCGGCGGCGTGACCACGGCCCGCTCCGGAACGCCCACGCTGAGCTCTCCGTCCTCCACAGCACAACGCACCGCGCGCAGCACGGTACGGGAGAGCTCGACGGGAGTCACGGGACAAGCGTAGGGGAGGAGGGGGGCGGGTAGGCGAGCAGGTTTGGACAGGTCCCGGCATGTGGACGCAGGGGGCGAGGGCGGCGGAGCAGGCCGAGGTCGGGCCCTACACATCTCCGGGCTGCCTCCGGCACATCGCCGACAGAGGAAGCAGACATGGAGCAGCGGGAGCGAGGGAGCAGACAGGGGGCAGAGGGAGCAGACAGGGGGCAAAGAGAGGGCAGACGGCGGAGTCGAATCCCTCTCTCGGCCTGCTCCCGGCCCTACGGGCAGGGAGGCTCCATCCGGTGCCCCACGGGCAGGACAGTGCTACTCGGCCGCAGACCCAGCGCCCGGCACGCCGCCTTTCCCCGCACCCACGCCCTCCCCCGCTCCCAGCACAGGCCCGATCCCCAGACCCAACCCCAGATCCACCCCAGCCCCACTTCCGCCGTCCCCCTTCCTCCGCTCCATCAACTCCCGTACGACGGAGACGAGTTCGGTGGGCTCGAAAGGCTTGGCGAGAAAGGCGTCGACGCCGACTTCGAGGCCGGCCTCGACCTCGTACTGCGTACAGGCGCTGATGATGACAAGGGGAAGATCTCGCGTCCGCGGATCGGCACGCAACCGAGCGGCGGTGCGCAGCCCGTCCAACCGGGGCATGACGACATCGAGGGTCACGAGATCGGGCTGCACCTGATGAACGACTTCCAGACACTCGGCACCATCGGACGCGGTCACGACCTCGATGCCCTCCAGCTCGAGATTGACCCTGATCAGCTGCCGGATGACCTTGTTGTCGTCCACAACAAGCACCCGGCCCGACGCGCCTGGCACAACTCGAGAGTAGGTCGGGACCGGCCACCGCGTCCGGGTTTTCGCCACTTCCACCCCGTCCGGGCGACCCCCACCCCCACGGAAACCCGTTCATGAACACCCCGGGCAAGCTGGTAGTGTTCTACCCGTCGCCGCGAGCAACACCATCGCAACCGACACGCCCCCGTAGCTCAGGGGATAGAGCAACGGCCTCCGGAGCCGTGTGCGCAGGTTCGAATCCTGCCGGGGGCACCCTGTATGAGGTGCCCAAAGACCCCGTCACCAGCGGAAACGCTGAGGGTGGGGTCTTCGCGTATGTGCAGGCGGATGCAGCCTGAAGCGGGCGTATGTCGGGGCTCGTGGACGAGGCGTGGACGGGATCTTGAGGCATCGCCGCAGGTGAGACCCCGAAACGACGAGGCCCCTGGACGGGACGCCAGGGGCCTCACGCATAGCTCTGTGTTCAAGCTTGGATCTCTCGAACCAGAGTGTTGTCTCCTTCGTAGAGCTCCAGGAAGTACCTCATGCCGAAGCGGTGGAGTACGTCTGCGAGCTCATCCACACGTTGCGGGTCGACGACACCGTTCAGTAGAACTTCTGAGCCTTCGATCGGGTCGACCTCTACCCGGCACCAACTCGTTTCGAGCTCGTAGCCGTGCCAGGAAGACGATCTCGACGTCCAGCCGGCCCGCACGAAGTGTTGGGCCACAACCGAGGTGTCCCGGCAACCGCGCAGGATGCCGCATACGTTGTTGCCGACCTCCACCCACTCAGGATCGAGCTCTGGGCCGTCCTCGGATGTGTCCACGCGGGAAGTATGAAACACCGGGGCACACGCGATCACTCGTTTTCACGAAGCAAGTCCTCGATACGCCGGTTGGCGACGCCCTGCCGTCCGTCGAGGCACTTCGCGTTGCGGGACAGCAGGACCTCGACTCCTTTGCCGACACGCTCGGTGTGGACGGGATCTTGGGGCATGCCGCAGGTGAGTCGTGCACTCTGCAGATCTCAGGTTCGGTGCGACTGTCACCCGCCGGGCGGAGAACGGAAGTGTCAGAGGTGTGCGCTTGGATGAGCAGGTGACCATTCATGATGTTGCTCGGCAACTGCCCGAGATAGCAGTACTTCGCGAGCACTGCCGTTCCATGGCCATCCTGGAGGCGGTCCTCAGCCCTGAGTGGGAGGGCCGCTACCACTCCTTCAACGACCATTGGTCCGAGGAGGAGTCGATGGCCTCGATGCGGAACGGATCGGGCGACGAGTACTCAATCGTCTTCTCGGCCGCTGGAGCCTACGTCCGTGGATTCGATCACGAATCACCTATGAGCCCCTACGCAGAGGACGGCCCATGGCCCGGAGTGCTCGATGAGGTTCCCGACGTCTTCCGGCCCTGCGTTGAGGAGCCCGCGTTCTCGGATGAGGACGGGATGCCTACCGTCACTGCGTGTACGTGGCGAGAGACGGGAGACAGTGGGTGGAAAGCCGGATCGATCGACTTTCCCCACAGGGCAAATGAAGACCCGGACGGTTCCGGGTACCTCTTCCAACTACTGTTGGATCGCTCGCCAGAGTCGTTTCAGCAGTGGGCCGAGGACTACTACGAGGTCCCGGTGGACTTGGGGGCCGTTCGTCACATCTTTTCTTCGCGTCCTCTGACCGAAGGAGTGATCAACGCGTTGAACTCAGAGATCGCCCTGGCCGACCTCGTGCAGGACGTTGCGGACATTGGCTATCCGACGAGCTGAGACGTTCAGCAACGAAGAGGCCCCTGGACGCGATGCCAGGGGCCTCGGATGCGGGCAGGGTGTCACTCGTACTCGCGAAGCAGGTCCTCAATCCGCCGGTTGGCGACGTCTTGCCGTCCGTCGAGGCACTTCGCGTAGCGGGTCAGCAGAACCTCGACGCTGTTGCCCGCTCGCTCGGCGACCTCGGTGGGGTCCACACCCGCGTTAAGCCACGTCGACAGCGCCGAGTGCCGAAGGTCGTACGGTCGACTCGCGAGCGGCGAAGCTGCGACGGCCGGCGGCAGCGCGAGGAACCGAGCCTCCTGCCAGACGCGGTAGTACGTCGAGGACGGAACGACGGATCCCTTCTCACTGAAGAAGAGCCGCCCGTCGTCCGCTGTGCCAAAGGTGGCCAGGTGCTCGCGAAACTTGGCGACGAGGTGAGGCGGGATAGGCACTCGCCTAACGTCCTCGGTTGGCCGGTTCTTGAGCCCGCGGTCGTCATGGGTCTCCCCCGAGTCGGTCCACTGCTTACCGACCGACGGGCGAGTCCGGTGGAGCAGAGCCGAACCCCATCCCTGCTCGGGGAGGACCAGATCCGTCTCAACAAGGCCGACCGCCTCAGCCGGCCGGAGACCGCCGAAGTACATGGCAGCGAACAGCCCCACGAGGCGCCGACCACGAGCGCGCCGGTAACCGCCCACGTAGGAAACGGCCGCCAGGAGATTACGAGCCTGCTCCGGGTTGGCGACAACGCGGGGATCCACCTGGCTGGACACCTTCGGCTTCTGCCAGCGGACAGCCGTGATCGGGTTCTCGCGCAGCTCCCCCAGGTCGACGGCGTAGTTCGCAGCGTTGACAAGCGTCCGGCGCTTACGCCGTACCGTTTCGGCGGCGGCTGCTGCGCCGTCGAGCTTGAGTTTCAGCGAGTCGAGCACTGCACGGGCCGTCGCGGGTTCGGCGAGATCGGCGAGCGGGCGAGATGCCTTGGACACCCAGTGAAGGACGTTCCGCACGTCGTCCGGGACTTCCCGGTCGTTGGGCCCCGGCAGCACGAAGGCCCAGTTGCGGAGCGCTTTGCGCAAGGCCTCGTCGGACGGCCGTCCAGCGCGCTCGTCGAGGAGTTCCACCGTCACGCTGGTGAGCGATTCGTTGATGCCGTCCCGCGTGTTGGGTGCGGCGTGGGGCCACTTCATCGCGAGGTACCTGAGGGCGAAGTCGTACCAGGACACGGCCGACTTCTGCTCTTCCATGGTGCCAGGGAGGCCGGACTCCGTGTCGAATTCCTCGCCCTCACGCATCGCGCGCATGAGCTTCGAGCGGTAGTGATCAGCGAGCGCCTTGGTGCGGAAGGAGTCGGAGAAGACATTTCCGGCCACCGACCAGCGGACACCGTAGGAAGGTGTCTTGGTACCGCGGTTACGTACGCCCCAGACCTTCACGTCGAGTGACTTCACGCCGCTGCCTCCAACTGCCGCAGCCACGTGGCGAAGTCACTCCGCCACACCCGGAGCTCCCCGTTGGGCAGCTTGAACGCGGCTGGCCCGTATCCCAACTCGCGCCAGCGGTAGAAGGTGCGACGGGAGACTCCGCCCAACTCGGTGAGGATCTGCGGGACAGTCATCAGTTCGTCTCGTCGGCGGTCCACGACGAGTCTCCTTCCGTCGTGTCGGAGGCGGGTCGCCGTGAAGTGGCGAGCCAGGACTCAGCAGCGGTCAGCCCGGTACCGGCGAAGCGCCAGTGCGAGAGGACGAGGACCGTGGCCGGGTCCGGGAGGGGGTGGCCGGCCAGGGCCGCACGTTCGCGG is a window encoding:
- the lysA gene encoding diaminopimelate decarboxylase translates to MSRSAHPAGPRHADVLPEGHYSAPPTDLNALDAKVWARTVTRDTDGVVTVGGVDVKSLAEQHGTPAYILDEADFRDRARAWRTAFGADADVFYAGKAFLSRAVVRWLHEEGLNLDVCSGGELATALSAGMPADRIAFHGNNKSTDEIHRAVDAGVGRIVLDSFQEIVRVAHIAQSLGKRQRVQIRITVGVEAHTHEFIATAHEDQKFGIPLAGGQAAEAVRRALQLDGLELIGIHSHIGSQIFDMSGFEVAAHRVVGLLRDIRDEHGVELPEIDLGGGLGIAYTSDDDPREPHEIAKALTEIVTRECEGARLRTPRISVEPGRAIVGPTAFTLYEVGTIKPLDGLRTYVSVDGGMSDNIRTALYDAEYSVVLVSRVSDAAPMLARVVGKHCESGDIVVKDAFLPSDLAPGDLIAVPATGAYCRSMASNYNHVLRPPVVAVHEGESRVIVRRETEDDLLRLDVG
- the thrC gene encoding threonine synthase, which codes for MTHQWRGIIEEYRDRLPVSDSTPVVSLREGGTPLVPAQVLSERTGCEVHLKVEGANPTGSFKDRGMTMAITRAKEEGAQAVICASTGNTSASAAAYAVRAGMVCAVLVPQGKIAIGKMGQALVHGAKILQVDGNFDDCLTLARDLSDNYPVALVNSVNPVRIEGQKTASFEIVDMLGDAPDIHVLPVGNAGNITAYWKGYKEYAADGIAARTPRMWGFQASGSAPIVRGEVVKDPSTIATAIRIGNPASWKFALAAQEESGGFIDEVTDREILRAYRLLAAQEGVFVEPASAASVAGLLKAAEQGKVDPGQRIVCTVTGNGLKDPDWAVAGAPQPVTVPVDAATAAERLGLA
- a CDS encoding response regulator: MPGASGRVLVVDDNKVIRQLIRVNLELEGIEVVTASDGAECLEVVHQVQPDLVTLDVVMPRLDGLRTAARLRADPRTRDLPLVIISACTQYEVEAGLEVGVDAFLAKPFEPTELVSVVRELMERRKGDGGSGAGVDLGLGLGIGPVLGAGEGVGAGKGGVPGAGSAAE
- a CDS encoding helix-turn-helix transcriptional regulator; this encodes MTVPQILTELGGVSRRTFYRWRELGYGPAAFKLPNGELRVWRSDFATWLRQLEAAA
- a CDS encoding tyrosine-type recombinase/integrase, with the translated sequence MKSLDVKVWGVRNRGTKTPSYGVRWSVAGNVFSDSFRTKALADHYRSKLMRAMREGEEFDTESGLPGTMEEQKSAVSWYDFALRYLAMKWPHAAPNTRDGINESLTSVTVELLDERAGRPSDEALRKALRNWAFVLPGPNDREVPDDVRNVLHWVSKASRPLADLAEPATARAVLDSLKLKLDGAAAAAETVRRKRRTLVNAANYAVDLGELRENPITAVRWQKPKVSSQVDPRVVANPEQARNLLAAVSYVGGYRRARGRRLVGLFAAMYFGGLRPAEAVGLVETDLVLPEQGWGSALLHRTRPSVGKQWTDSGETHDDRGLKNRPTEDVRRVPIPPHLVAKFREHLATFGTADDGRLFFSEKGSVVPSSTYYRVWQEARFLALPPAVAASPLASRPYDLRHSALSTWLNAGVDPTEVAERAGNSVEVLLTRYAKCLDGRQDVANRRIEDLLREYE
- the nrtL gene encoding ArgS-related anticodon-binding protein NrtL → MTPVELSRTVLRAVRCAVEDGELSVGVPERAVVTPPGPGGRGDYATNIALQLARPAGRPPLRVAEVLRRYLARAEGVAGVEITGPGFLNISLDGSAASALVRRIQLEGLRYGHTDRLAGQVFAVRVPYEVRAEVIADALGRIIGAQGGRVDIGHGEPVTLRPVPAPEDPAPLGLDAARWALLHPAPHDRPRITADHLVQREGNPLFRVRYAHARTRAVSRNAADLGFTGQPGPLDGVDAVAVDDLVALLADHPRILATTVRLPSRPSSPSPPHQSGTPGTPGTPGTPGTPGLPASSALDPGAPSRLTRHLLALADATLVLLPSVLPRGDEKPLAAHRARLALAEAAGTVLAGGLSLLGIDAPDHL
- the thrB gene encoding homoserine kinase gives rise to the protein MAGPAFRAAPVRVRVPATSANLGPGFDAFGLALGLYDDVVVRVADSGLHIDIAGEGSETLPRDEKHLLVRSLRTAFDALGGQPRGLEIVCANRIPHGRGLGSSSAAICAGIVAARAVTIGGESKLDDAALLELATEIEGHPDNVAACLLGGFTLSWMESGAARAIRTEPADSIVPVVFVPGKPVLTETARGLLPRSVPHVDAAANAGRAALLVEALTRRPELLLPATEDRLHQEYRAPAMPESAALVERLRADGIPAVISGAGPTVMALADAATADKIEASAGSDWAANRLALDLQGASVLPLAPSGDL
- a CDS encoding homoserine dehydrogenase, yielding MRKRPLKVALLGCGVVGSEVARIMTTHADDLAARIGAPVELAGVAVRRPSKVRDGIDPDLVTTDATALVKRGDIDVVVEVIGGIEPARTLITTAFEYGASVVSANKALLAQDGAALHAAAEEHGEDLYYEAAVAGAIPLIRPLRESLAGDKVNRVLGIVNGTTNFILDKMDSTGAGYQEALDEATALGYAEADPTADVEAFDAAAKAAILAGIAFHTRVRLDDVYREGMTEVTAADFASARAMGCTIKLLAICERAADGGSVTARVHPAMIPLTHPLASVRGAYNAVFVESDAAGQLMFYGPGAGGAPTASAVLGDLVAVCRNRLSGATGPGESAYAALPVSPMGDVVTRYHISLDVADKPGVLAQVATVFAEHGVSIDTVRQQGRQDGDGEASLVVVTHRASDASLTGTVEALRKLDTVRGVASIMRVEGE